The proteins below are encoded in one region of Homo sapiens chromosome 8, GRCh38.p14 Primary Assembly:
- the DEFB103B gene encoding beta-defensin 103 precursor translates to MRIHYLLFALLFLFLVPVPGHGGIINTLQKYYCRVRGGRCAVLSCLPKEEQIGKCSTRGRKCCRRKK, encoded by the exons ATGAGGATCCATTATCTTCTGTTTGCTTTGCTCTTCCTGTTTTTGGTGCCTGTTCCAG GTCATGGAGGAATCATAAACACATTACAGAAATATTATTGCAGAGTCAGAGGCGGCCGGTGTGCTGTGCTCAGCTGCCTTCCAAAGGAGGAACAGATCGGCAAGTGCTCGACGCGTGGCCGAAAATGCTGccgaagaaagaaataa